Proteins from a genomic interval of Pithys albifrons albifrons isolate INPA30051 chromosome 15, PitAlb_v1, whole genome shotgun sequence:
- the SMIM3 gene encoding small integral membrane protein 3 isoform X1 → MRWNVILFYPCVEKRFCLPCPPSFPSPPFFPSPSPSSPPRAGRAEPGGVVFSRWDPLLPSLLAGAGAGQRRRMDAPNLTDPTALPKHVLDIWVIVLIILATILVMTALVLCPATAVIIYRVRTHPTRNGIV, encoded by the exons atgagatggaatGTGATCTTGTTTTATCCCTGTGTGGAAAAAAGGTTCTGCCTGCCTtgccctccctcctttccttctcctcccttctttccttccccttccccttcctcgCCGCCCCGCGCGGGCCGGGCGGAGCCAGGCGGAGTCGTCTTCTCCCGGTGGGATCCGCTGCTGCCGTCGCTTCTCGCCGGAGCCGGAGCTGGGCAGCGCCGCAG GATGGATGCCCCCAACCTCACAGATCCTACCGCCCTCCCCAAGCATGTCCTGGACATCTGGGTCATCGTCTTGATCATCCTGGCCACCATCCTTGTCATGACGGCGCTGGTGCTCTGCCCGGCCACTGCCGTCATCATCTACCGCGTGCGAACTCACCCCACACGCAATGGCATCGTGTGA
- the SMIM3 gene encoding small integral membrane protein 3 isoform X2, which yields MTHWMDAPNLTDPTALPKHVLDIWVIVLIILATILVMTALVLCPATAVIIYRVRTHPTRNGIV from the exons ATGACCCACTG GATGGATGCCCCCAACCTCACAGATCCTACCGCCCTCCCCAAGCATGTCCTGGACATCTGGGTCATCGTCTTGATCATCCTGGCCACCATCCTTGTCATGACGGCGCTGGTGCTCTGCCCGGCCACTGCCGTCATCATCTACCGCGTGCGAACTCACCCCACACGCAATGGCATCGTGTGA
- the GPX3 gene encoding glutathione peroxidase 3 gives MGGCARNAWILPLFLAGLVQPGWSEEREKVDCYKSVKDTIYNYGAMTIDGDEYIPFERYKGKTVLFVNVATYUGLTLQYVELNALQNELKDQGLVVLGFPSNQFGKQEPGQNSEILPALKHVRPGGGFVPNFQLFQKGDVNGAKEQKVFTFLKNACPPVTEEFGNPNKLFWEPLRIHDIKWNFEKFLVGPDGVPVMRWYHRANIEVVKNDILAYFRQRQEQNPQEQQDK, from the exons ATGGGGGGCTGTGCCCGCAACGCTTGGATTTTGCCCCTTTTCTTGGCTGGGCTCGTCCAGCCGGGGTGGagtgaggagagggagaag GTGGACTGCTACAAGTCCGTGAAGGACACCATCTACAACTATGGGGCCATGACCATCGATGGGGATGAGTATATCCCCTTTGAGAGGTACAAGGGGAAGACAGTGCTCTTCGTCAACGTGGCCACATACTGAGGCCTGACCCTGCAGTATGTTG AACTGAATGCACTACAAAATGAGCTGAAAGACCAGGGGCTTGTGGTCCTTGGCTTCCCCTCCAACCAATTTGGGAAGCAGGAACCTGGCCAGAACTCAGAGATCCTCCCTGCACTGAA GCACGTCCGGCCAGGAGGCGGCTTCGTCCCCAATTTCCAGCTCTTCCAGAAGGGGGATGTGAATGGGGCCAAGGAGCAGAAGGTCTTCACCTTCCTGAAG AACGCCTGTCCCCCGGTGACGGAGGAGTTTGGGAATCCCAACAAACTTTTCTGGGAGCCTCTGCGGATCCATGACATCAAGTGGAACTTTGAGAAGTTCTTGGTGGGCCCTGATGGTGTGCCCGTCATGCGCTGGTACCATCGCGCTAACATCGAGGTCGTGAAGAATGACATCCTGGCCTACTTTAGGCAGCGGCAGGAGCAGAACCcgcaggagcagcaggacaagtAG